The Populus trichocarpa isolate Nisqually-1 chromosome 2, P.trichocarpa_v4.1, whole genome shotgun sequence genome has a window encoding:
- the LOC7467826 gene encoding SKP1-interacting partner 15, giving the protein MWPVACPRLYFNNKTKQKSPFNPLCHLFFFSPPVLCVAGPPDTMDDSPINRLPQDTLHQIFSSLPLRQIMICRSVCKFFNQMLTSPSFVDLISTQPPLRFLALRPPHHHHHLHHQRQNSHVSSVPYLHVFDPDQNQWLRFSLSFLPFRSPHPVASASGLIYLWGESPTSIESNRSLVVCNPLTRQFQVLPQLGSAWSRHGSVLVDSVNHRVMVLTELAALYFSNTNKTNSWLTFSANLPSKPRSPILISDSVFALCDVGSPWRSQWKLFTCILSKLNNNYNNWVCLERQEWGDIFDIIKRPRLVRGKGNKLLMIGGLKSNFSLNTSCSTILILRLDLERLEWEEAGRMPVDMYRSFQESSKLKVFGGGDRVCFSAKRMRKLALWDDCDGVVWRWIEGVPVGGDGLCRGFVFEAGRTALP; this is encoded by the coding sequence ATGTGGCCGGTGGCCTGCCCCAGACTGTACtttaacaacaaaacaaaacaaaaatctccaTTCAATCCCCTCTGtcatctcttctttttctctccccctGTTCTCTGCGTCGCCGGTCCACCTGATACCATGGACGACTCACCAATCAACCGTCTACCACAAGACACACTCCACCAGATTTTCTCATCTCTCCCACTTCGTCAAATCATGATTTGCAGATCCGTCTGTAAGTTCTTCAATCAAATGTTGACCTCACCATCCTTCGTGGACCTAATTTCCACCCAGCCCCCGCTGCGCTTCCTCGCTCTCCGCCCTCcacatcaccaccaccacctccaccatcaAAGACAAAACAGTCACGTCTCCTCTGTACCTTACCTCCACGTGTTCGATCCAGACCAGAATCAATGGCTCAGGTTCAGTCTCAGCTTTTTACCTTTCAGGTCACCTCACCCGGTGGCGTCAGCGAGTGGACTCATTTACCTCTGGGGTGAATCACCGACCTCGATCGAGTCGAACAGGTCACTCGTTGTCTGTAACCCCTTGACCCGCCAATTTCAGGTGCTCCCTCAACTTGGCTCGGCCTGGTCACGACACGGATCTGTCCTGGTTGACTCCGTTAACCACCGAGTCATGGTATTAACTGAACTCGCTGCTTTATATTTCTCAAACACAAACAAGACAAACTCGTGGTTAACTTTCTCCGCGAATTTACCATCAAAACCCAGAAGCCCAATTCTAATATCGGACTCTGTTTTCGCTTTATGCGATGTTGGGTCTCCATGGAGATCTCAATGGAAGCTTTTTACATGTATACTGTCGAAActtaataacaattataacaacTGGGTTTGTTTAGAAAGGCAAGAATGGGgagatatttttgatattataaaacgACCACGTTTGGTTCGAGGAAAGGGGAATAAATTGTTGATGATTGGAGGGTTAAAGTCGAATTTCTCGTTGAATACATCGTGTTCGACGATTTTGATATTGAGGCTGGATTTAGAGAGATTGGAATGGGAGGAGGCAGGGAGAATGCCGGTGGACATGTATAGGAGTTTTCAGGAATCGAGTAAGTTGAAGGTTTTTGGTGGCGGGGATAGGGTTTGTTTCTCGGCCAAGAGAATGAGGAAATTGGCTTTGTGGGATGATTGTGATGGTGTTGTTTGGAGGTGGATTGAAGGAGTGCCTGTAGGTGGAGATGGGCTTTGTAGAGGGTTTGTGTTTGAGGCTGGTCGTACTGCATTGCCTTGA
- the LOC7466405 gene encoding serine/threonine-protein kinase STY46 isoform X1: protein MDLTEGVGESSSPPRSFGSFSNHDVRNDVYNRFIESGHEEAVSNPELFREHIDSHFNRLPASYGLDVNMDKVEDVLLHQKLLAMAKDPERRPVYHIRFLEKLRTKTEVNGEQQFITMTPIPRPACDTDDEGVVPSQKRIKDCTIEFEPCSKLEDLNLDVRKSSKDMEERYHSGDVSRRQEVSHVPIHEFIFSTVDKPKLLSQLSALLSDIGLNIREAHVFSTTDGYSLDVFVVDGWPFEDTDGLYKAMEEAIARSEGSWSGSSHPRSSIDKALAAGAKPGDWEIDRRLLKIGESIASGSSGDLYRGVYFGQDVAIKIFRSEQLNDTQEEEFAQEVAILREVQHRNVVRFIGACTKSPRLCIVTEFMPGGSLYDYLHKKHNILELPQLLKFVIDVCKGMEYLHQNNIIHRDLKTANLLMDTQNVVKVADFGVARFQNQGGVMTAETGTYRWMAPEVINHLPYDQKADVFSFAIVLWELVTAKVPYDSMTPLQAALGVRQGLRPDLPQNAHPKLLDLMQRCWETVPDKRPSFSEITVELETLLQESQTCQESAEADNRN, encoded by the exons ATGGATTTAACGGAAGGAGTTGGAGAGAGCTCTTCACCGCCGAGAAGCTTTGGTAGTTTTAGTAACCACGATGTGCGAAACGACGTGTATAATCGCTTCATAGAGAGTGGTCATGAAGAAGCCGTTTCTAATCCTGAGTTGTTTCGTGAACACATCGACTCTCACTTCAATCGCTTGCCTGCTAG tTACGGACTGGATGTTAACATGGATAAAGTGGAAGACGTTTTGTTACATCAAAAACTACTTGCTATGGCAAAGGATCCAGAAAGGCGTCCTGTTTACCATATCCGTTTCTTAGAG AAACTTCGCACTAAAACAGAGGTCAATGGTGAACAACAGTTCATAACTATGACTCCTATCCCAAGGCCAGCGTGTGATACAGATGATGAAGGAGTTGTGCCATCACAGAAGAG AATCAAGGATTGTACGATTGAATTTGAGCCTTGCTCTAAGCTTGAGGATCTGAATTTGGATGTTAGAAAAAGTTCCAAGGACATGGAAGAGAGGTATCATTCAGGGGATGTTTCCAGAAG GCAAGAAGTTTCACATGTTCCAATTCATGAATTCATATTTTCTACTGTAGACAAGCCTAAGCTTCTTAGTCAG cTTTCTGCTTTGCTTTCTGATATAGGGCTCAACATCCGCGAAGCTCACGTGTTTTCAACTACTGATGGTTACTCTCTGGATGTATTTGTGGTGGATGGATGGCCTTTTGAG GATACAGATGGTTTGTATAAGGCTATGGAAGAAGCAATTGCAAGAAGCGAG GGTTCATGGTCTGGTTCTTCACATCCTCGTTCATCTATAGATAAAGCATTAGCAGCTGGTGCAAAACCTGGAGATTGGGAAATAGATAGAAGGTTATTGAAGATAGGAGAAAGCATTGCATCTGGTTCTTCTGGAGATTT GTACCGTGGAGTTTACTTTGGTCAAGATGTTgccattaaaatttttagatctGAGCAATTAAATGATACTCAAGAAGAAGAGTTTGCACAAGAAGTGGCAATTCTAAG GGAAGTCCAGCATAGAAATGTTGTTCGTTTTATTGGTGCATGCACAAAATCTCCGCGTTTGTGTATAGTAACAG AGTTTATGCCTGGAGGAAGTCTCTATGATTACTTGCATAAGAAGCATAATATATTGGAGCTCCCTCAATTGCTGAAGTTTGTGATTGATGTTTGCAAAGGAATGGAGTATTTGcatcaaaacaacatcattcATAGGGATTTGAAGACAGCAAATTTGCTCATGGATACGCAAAAC GTTGTCAAGGTAGCAGATTTTGGGGTTGCCCGGTTCCAGAATCAAGGGGGAGTAATGACAGCAGAGACTGGAACCTACAGATGGATGGCACCTgag GTCATAAACCATCTGCCATATGATCAGAAAGCAGATGTATTCAGCTTTGCTATTGTGTTGTGGGAGCTAGTAACTGCAAAG GTTCCATATGATAGCATGACTCCACTACAAGCTGCCCTGGGAGTGAGACAG GGGCTGCGTCCTGATCTCCCTCAGAATGCACATCCGAAACTATTAGACTTGATGCAAAGATGTTGGGAAACAGTTCCAGACAAGCGGCCATCCTTTTCTGAGATAACAGTTGAACTTGAAACACTTCTGCAAGAAAGTCAG ACCTGTCAGGAATCTGCGGAGGCAGATAACAGGAACTGA
- the LOC7466405 gene encoding serine/threonine-protein kinase STY46 isoform X3, producing MTPIPRPACDTDDEGVVPSQKRIKDCTIEFEPCSKLEDLNLDVRKSSKDMEERYHSGDVSRRQEVSHVPIHEFIFSTVDKPKLLSQLSALLSDIGLNIREAHVFSTTDGYSLDVFVVDGWPFEDTDGLYKAMEEAIARSEGSWSGSSHPRSSIDKALAAGAKPGDWEIDRRLLKIGESIASGSSGDLYRGVYFGQDVAIKIFRSEQLNDTQEEEFAQEVAILREVQHRNVVRFIGACTKSPRLCIVTEFMPGGSLYDYLHKKHNILELPQLLKFVIDVCKGMEYLHQNNIIHRDLKTANLLMDTQNVVKVADFGVARFQNQGGVMTAETGTYRWMAPEVINHLPYDQKADVFSFAIVLWELVTAKVPYDSMTPLQAALGVRQGLRPDLPQNAHPKLLDLMQRCWETVPDKRPSFSEITVELETLLQESQTCQESAEADNRN from the exons ATGACTCCTATCCCAAGGCCAGCGTGTGATACAGATGATGAAGGAGTTGTGCCATCACAGAAGAG AATCAAGGATTGTACGATTGAATTTGAGCCTTGCTCTAAGCTTGAGGATCTGAATTTGGATGTTAGAAAAAGTTCCAAGGACATGGAAGAGAGGTATCATTCAGGGGATGTTTCCAGAAG GCAAGAAGTTTCACATGTTCCAATTCATGAATTCATATTTTCTACTGTAGACAAGCCTAAGCTTCTTAGTCAG cTTTCTGCTTTGCTTTCTGATATAGGGCTCAACATCCGCGAAGCTCACGTGTTTTCAACTACTGATGGTTACTCTCTGGATGTATTTGTGGTGGATGGATGGCCTTTTGAG GATACAGATGGTTTGTATAAGGCTATGGAAGAAGCAATTGCAAGAAGCGAG GGTTCATGGTCTGGTTCTTCACATCCTCGTTCATCTATAGATAAAGCATTAGCAGCTGGTGCAAAACCTGGAGATTGGGAAATAGATAGAAGGTTATTGAAGATAGGAGAAAGCATTGCATCTGGTTCTTCTGGAGATTT GTACCGTGGAGTTTACTTTGGTCAAGATGTTgccattaaaatttttagatctGAGCAATTAAATGATACTCAAGAAGAAGAGTTTGCACAAGAAGTGGCAATTCTAAG GGAAGTCCAGCATAGAAATGTTGTTCGTTTTATTGGTGCATGCACAAAATCTCCGCGTTTGTGTATAGTAACAG AGTTTATGCCTGGAGGAAGTCTCTATGATTACTTGCATAAGAAGCATAATATATTGGAGCTCCCTCAATTGCTGAAGTTTGTGATTGATGTTTGCAAAGGAATGGAGTATTTGcatcaaaacaacatcattcATAGGGATTTGAAGACAGCAAATTTGCTCATGGATACGCAAAAC GTTGTCAAGGTAGCAGATTTTGGGGTTGCCCGGTTCCAGAATCAAGGGGGAGTAATGACAGCAGAGACTGGAACCTACAGATGGATGGCACCTgag GTCATAAACCATCTGCCATATGATCAGAAAGCAGATGTATTCAGCTTTGCTATTGTGTTGTGGGAGCTAGTAACTGCAAAG GTTCCATATGATAGCATGACTCCACTACAAGCTGCCCTGGGAGTGAGACAG GGGCTGCGTCCTGATCTCCCTCAGAATGCACATCCGAAACTATTAGACTTGATGCAAAGATGTTGGGAAACAGTTCCAGACAAGCGGCCATCCTTTTCTGAGATAACAGTTGAACTTGAAACACTTCTGCAAGAAAGTCAG ACCTGTCAGGAATCTGCGGAGGCAGATAACAGGAACTGA
- the LOC7466405 gene encoding serine/threonine-protein kinase STY46 isoform X2 — MDLTEGVGESSSPPRSFGSFSNHDVRNDVYNRFIESGHEEAVSNPELFREHIDSHFNRLPASYGLDVNMDKVEDVLLHQKLLAMAKDPERRPVYHIRFLEKLRTKTEVNGEQQFITMTPIPRPACDTDDEGVVPSQKRIKDCTIEFEPCSKLEDLNLDVRKSSKDMEERYHSGDVSRRQEVSHVPIHEFIFSTVDKPKLLSQLSALLSDIGLNIREAHVFSTTDGYSLDVFVVDGWPFEDTDGLYKAMEEAIARSEGSWSGSSHPRSSIDKALAAGAKPGDWEIDRRLLKIGESIASGSSGDLYRGVYFGQDVAIKIFRSEQLNDTQEEEFAQEVAILREVQHRNVVRFIGACTKSPRLCIVTEFMPGGSLYDYLHKKHNILELPQLLKFVIDVCKGMEYLHQNNIIHRDLKTANLLMDTQNVVKVADFGVARFQNQGGVMTAETGTYRWMAPEVINHLPYDQKADVFSFAIVLWELVTAKVPYDSMTPLQAALGVRQGLRPDLPQNAHPKLLDLMQRCWETVPDKRPSFSEITVELETLLQESQESAEADNRN; from the exons ATGGATTTAACGGAAGGAGTTGGAGAGAGCTCTTCACCGCCGAGAAGCTTTGGTAGTTTTAGTAACCACGATGTGCGAAACGACGTGTATAATCGCTTCATAGAGAGTGGTCATGAAGAAGCCGTTTCTAATCCTGAGTTGTTTCGTGAACACATCGACTCTCACTTCAATCGCTTGCCTGCTAG tTACGGACTGGATGTTAACATGGATAAAGTGGAAGACGTTTTGTTACATCAAAAACTACTTGCTATGGCAAAGGATCCAGAAAGGCGTCCTGTTTACCATATCCGTTTCTTAGAG AAACTTCGCACTAAAACAGAGGTCAATGGTGAACAACAGTTCATAACTATGACTCCTATCCCAAGGCCAGCGTGTGATACAGATGATGAAGGAGTTGTGCCATCACAGAAGAG AATCAAGGATTGTACGATTGAATTTGAGCCTTGCTCTAAGCTTGAGGATCTGAATTTGGATGTTAGAAAAAGTTCCAAGGACATGGAAGAGAGGTATCATTCAGGGGATGTTTCCAGAAG GCAAGAAGTTTCACATGTTCCAATTCATGAATTCATATTTTCTACTGTAGACAAGCCTAAGCTTCTTAGTCAG cTTTCTGCTTTGCTTTCTGATATAGGGCTCAACATCCGCGAAGCTCACGTGTTTTCAACTACTGATGGTTACTCTCTGGATGTATTTGTGGTGGATGGATGGCCTTTTGAG GATACAGATGGTTTGTATAAGGCTATGGAAGAAGCAATTGCAAGAAGCGAG GGTTCATGGTCTGGTTCTTCACATCCTCGTTCATCTATAGATAAAGCATTAGCAGCTGGTGCAAAACCTGGAGATTGGGAAATAGATAGAAGGTTATTGAAGATAGGAGAAAGCATTGCATCTGGTTCTTCTGGAGATTT GTACCGTGGAGTTTACTTTGGTCAAGATGTTgccattaaaatttttagatctGAGCAATTAAATGATACTCAAGAAGAAGAGTTTGCACAAGAAGTGGCAATTCTAAG GGAAGTCCAGCATAGAAATGTTGTTCGTTTTATTGGTGCATGCACAAAATCTCCGCGTTTGTGTATAGTAACAG AGTTTATGCCTGGAGGAAGTCTCTATGATTACTTGCATAAGAAGCATAATATATTGGAGCTCCCTCAATTGCTGAAGTTTGTGATTGATGTTTGCAAAGGAATGGAGTATTTGcatcaaaacaacatcattcATAGGGATTTGAAGACAGCAAATTTGCTCATGGATACGCAAAAC GTTGTCAAGGTAGCAGATTTTGGGGTTGCCCGGTTCCAGAATCAAGGGGGAGTAATGACAGCAGAGACTGGAACCTACAGATGGATGGCACCTgag GTCATAAACCATCTGCCATATGATCAGAAAGCAGATGTATTCAGCTTTGCTATTGTGTTGTGGGAGCTAGTAACTGCAAAG GTTCCATATGATAGCATGACTCCACTACAAGCTGCCCTGGGAGTGAGACAG GGGCTGCGTCCTGATCTCCCTCAGAATGCACATCCGAAACTATTAGACTTGATGCAAAGATGTTGGGAAACAGTTCCAGACAAGCGGCCATCCTTTTCTGAGATAACAGTTGAACTTGAAACACTTCTGCAAGAAAGTCAG GAATCTGCGGAGGCAGATAACAGGAACTGA